In Thermosynechococcus sichuanensis E542, a single genomic region encodes these proteins:
- the hisIE gene encoding bifunctional phosphoribosyl-AMP cyclohydrolase/phosphoribosyl-ATP diphosphatase HisIE → MPATALSLPLDQIRYDERGLVPAIVQDYLDGTVLMLAWMNRESLQKTLETGRTWFWSRSRQELWPKGETSGHVQWVKSIRYDCDSDALLLTVEQVGHIACHTGERSCFHRHGAQGECIEPPPADTLSQVYEVVCQRRDDPQAQSYTCSLFAAGDNKILKKLGEETVEVVMACKDDDPEAIASEVADLFYHTLVALAYHGVSLRQVYEQLQLRRR, encoded by the coding sequence ATGCCTGCCACTGCCCTTAGTCTTCCCCTTGATCAGATTCGCTACGATGAACGGGGCTTAGTGCCAGCAATTGTCCAAGACTACTTGGATGGCACTGTGTTGATGCTGGCGTGGATGAATCGGGAATCCCTTCAGAAAACCCTTGAGACCGGTCGCACGTGGTTTTGGAGTCGGTCACGGCAGGAATTGTGGCCGAAAGGGGAAACCTCTGGCCATGTGCAGTGGGTAAAAAGTATTCGCTATGACTGCGATAGTGATGCCCTATTGCTCACTGTCGAACAGGTGGGACACATTGCCTGTCACACAGGGGAGCGCAGTTGTTTTCACCGCCATGGCGCCCAAGGGGAATGCATTGAACCGCCGCCAGCGGATACACTGTCCCAAGTGTATGAAGTTGTTTGCCAGCGGCGGGATGACCCCCAAGCCCAATCCTATACCTGTAGCCTCTTTGCGGCTGGGGACAATAAAATCCTCAAGAAGCTAGGGGAAGAAACCGTAGAAGTTGTCATGGCCTGCAAAGACGATGATCCCGAGGCGATCGCCAGTGAGGTAGCGGACTTGTTTTATCACACGTTGGTTGCCCTTGCCTATCATGGGGTGTCCCTGCGGCAAGTCTATGAGCAGCTTCAGTTGCGGCGGCGCTAG
- a CDS encoding PHP domain-containing protein: MTLAALMVTQAEILRGLFRTLTATSCPYRYNFHLHTICSDGQLTPQQVAQQAMIHGLKGFAITDHHALEGYFQARTYIEAYPGSDRPQIYTGIEITAQLLGTEVHILGYGFDPHDPILHLYAMGSAPEGELAQAERVIAALHEAGGLAILAHPARYRLPAEQLIPAAVARGIDGVETYYCYGNPDPWESTPETTALVHRLAVEHQLLETCGTDTHGQDILVRR, translated from the coding sequence ATGACCCTTGCTGCACTGATGGTGACGCAGGCTGAGATCCTCCGTGGTCTCTTTCGGACGTTGACGGCAACCAGTTGTCCCTATCGCTATAATTTTCATCTCCATACCATCTGCTCCGATGGGCAACTGACACCGCAGCAAGTGGCACAACAGGCCATGATCCACGGTCTCAAGGGCTTTGCCATTACCGATCACCACGCCCTTGAGGGATACTTTCAAGCACGCACCTATATTGAGGCCTATCCGGGGAGCGATCGCCCCCAAATTTACACCGGCATTGAAATTACGGCTCAACTCCTTGGCACTGAGGTACATATCCTTGGCTATGGCTTTGACCCCCATGACCCGATCCTGCATCTCTATGCCATGGGCAGCGCCCCCGAAGGAGAATTGGCACAGGCGGAACGGGTGATTGCGGCACTGCATGAAGCGGGAGGCTTGGCCATTTTGGCACACCCAGCGCGCTATCGTCTGCCCGCTGAACAATTGATTCCTGCTGCTGTGGCACGGGGCATTGATGGGGTTGAAACCTACTATTGCTACGGCAATCCTGATCCATGGGAATCGACGCCAGAAACGACTGCTTTGGTACACAGGCTGGCTGTTGAACACCAGCTCCTCGAGACCTGCGGCACCGATACCCATGGCCAAGATATTCTTGTGCGGCGATGA
- a CDS encoding FHA domain-containing protein: MNQAAWLELVKSVSEQGIQLPASGLKIGRAPDNDIVLNDISVSRYHAFFEWQEGKVHLVDLGSKAGTHLNGQPVVPNTPIPLEDGDLITLGNSAVRFRLIWQYHDYQPRATEVSKETEVPVIEVRTKTWRQRWGLQEQTTLLGTHPACDVVVDTPELLPCHLKLRFADQHLQVVDLSDSQPAMNVHLGIGESYALTEFVTLTYVGQELPDRIDTERHAVVFSPPTQLSTATLLAIPEADAAPTVPVKTISLVGYNTFTIGRDPSNDLVIEHPTVSRHHAKIERRNGDFLLTDLGSSNGTFVNGREVEEPTVLRVGDSIRIGSDRLVLNGDETLTQYAESGHMRLDAINLSKVVGKGTQILHDISLSIMPKEFVAILGPSGSGKSTLLDALNGLRPATTGTVLVNGTNFYRNYQAFQAQLGYVPQKNIIHEELTIAQALEYAAKLRMPPDTTPAERQQRVTEVLTELGLNHRRDVPIARLSGGQQRRVCIGAELLTQPSLFFLDEATSGLDPGTEADLMFLLRQLADQGRTILIITHATQNIRECDLIIYLAEGGRLAYFGPPDQLLPYFRATFGDRFSGIKLEDFSGIYRALDKEKNPNAPTSAELEEAYRRSRLYQEYVVGRQQVLAHMPDESQRRIKGKSRRSSEPKSKISPWQQFLILTRRNLTILGQDRSNLLLTLLIAPLLGSLSFVSWRRDLFNPETGNAGQALTMIFVTSLIAVMIGAMTTMRELVKEVEVYRRERMIGLRLLPYIGSKVAIALGLALYQAATYLAVTKLAVDLPGDWGVTFAMYITLALAIFGGMAMGLLVSAFAPSQNIVPLLVLMFLVPQIIFSGGIQPVSSFGLPGQIINHLTVIKWPFEAMVKLTGMGDDIANDPCWREPEEEREKMTEEMQRDFCLCYGPGLFQTCNFPGIRSKYVPEVDEPAPPRPESPGDPPADPAALQDYLQRLQAYQEAMDEWEVKYAEWNRQRSRAINEAQGTISRFQRDQGYMFTVDVQGHWRDQTILILAMLLALPFCQKRRDFSR; encoded by the coding sequence ATGAATCAAGCAGCGTGGTTAGAACTGGTCAAATCCGTCAGTGAGCAGGGCATCCAGTTACCCGCCAGCGGACTCAAAATTGGCCGTGCCCCCGATAATGACATTGTCCTGAATGATATTTCCGTCTCCCGCTACCACGCTTTCTTTGAGTGGCAAGAAGGGAAAGTTCACCTCGTGGATCTTGGCAGTAAAGCGGGCACCCACCTCAATGGCCAACCGGTTGTGCCCAATACCCCCATTCCCCTCGAAGATGGTGACTTGATTACACTGGGCAACTCTGCTGTGCGCTTTCGCCTCATCTGGCAGTACCACGATTATCAACCCCGGGCTACCGAGGTCAGCAAAGAGACTGAAGTCCCTGTGATTGAAGTGCGCACCAAAACATGGCGACAACGTTGGGGGCTACAGGAGCAAACGACGCTATTGGGGACGCATCCCGCCTGCGATGTGGTGGTGGATACCCCTGAACTGTTGCCCTGCCACTTGAAATTACGGTTTGCGGATCAGCATTTGCAGGTGGTGGATCTCAGTGACTCGCAACCGGCGATGAATGTGCACTTGGGAATTGGGGAGAGTTATGCCCTGACGGAATTTGTCACACTCACCTATGTGGGGCAGGAGTTACCCGATCGCATTGATACAGAGCGCCATGCCGTTGTCTTTAGCCCCCCGACGCAGTTGAGCACAGCAACACTACTGGCGATTCCTGAGGCCGATGCGGCACCCACTGTCCCTGTGAAGACGATTTCGCTGGTGGGTTACAACACATTCACGATTGGCCGCGATCCCAGTAATGATCTGGTGATTGAGCATCCAACGGTGTCCCGTCACCATGCCAAAATTGAGCGCCGTAACGGCGATTTCCTGCTCACGGATCTGGGGTCGAGTAATGGCACCTTTGTCAATGGCCGGGAAGTCGAGGAACCGACGGTACTGCGGGTGGGGGACAGTATTCGCATTGGCAGCGATCGCCTTGTCCTCAATGGTGATGAAACCCTGACCCAATATGCCGAATCGGGTCACATGCGCCTAGATGCCATCAACCTCAGTAAGGTGGTGGGCAAGGGAACGCAAATTCTCCACGATATTTCCCTATCGATCATGCCCAAGGAGTTTGTGGCCATCTTGGGACCTAGTGGGAGCGGCAAGTCAACGCTTCTCGATGCCCTCAATGGACTACGGCCAGCAACAACGGGCACCGTACTGGTGAATGGGACAAACTTCTACCGTAACTATCAGGCCTTTCAAGCGCAATTGGGCTATGTACCGCAGAAAAACATTATCCATGAGGAACTGACGATCGCCCAAGCCTTGGAATACGCTGCCAAACTCCGCATGCCTCCCGATACAACCCCAGCGGAACGCCAACAGCGGGTGACAGAAGTTTTAACGGAATTGGGACTCAACCATCGTCGCGATGTGCCCATTGCTCGACTCAGTGGCGGTCAACAGCGGCGGGTGTGTATTGGTGCGGAATTGCTCACACAGCCCAGTCTCTTCTTCCTCGATGAAGCCACCTCTGGCTTGGATCCGGGCACCGAGGCCGACCTGATGTTTTTGCTGCGGCAGTTGGCGGATCAGGGGCGCACCATTCTCATCATTACTCACGCCACCCAAAATATCCGTGAGTGTGACCTTATCATCTACCTAGCGGAGGGCGGCCGGCTCGCCTACTTTGGCCCCCCGGATCAACTGTTGCCCTATTTCCGTGCTACCTTTGGCGATCGCTTTAGTGGCATCAAGCTGGAGGACTTCTCGGGCATCTACCGCGCTTTAGATAAAGAGAAGAACCCCAATGCGCCCACCTCGGCAGAACTAGAGGAAGCCTACCGGCGATCGCGCCTCTATCAGGAATACGTGGTTGGCCGACAGCAAGTACTGGCTCACATGCCCGATGAAAGTCAACGGCGGATCAAGGGCAAATCCCGTCGCAGCAGCGAACCTAAGTCGAAAATCTCCCCTTGGCAACAATTTCTTATTCTCACCCGCCGCAATCTCACCATTCTTGGCCAAGATCGCAGTAACCTGCTGCTGACCCTCCTCATTGCCCCTCTGTTGGGGAGTTTGAGTTTTGTCTCTTGGCGGCGAGATCTCTTTAATCCCGAAACAGGAAATGCGGGCCAAGCCCTGACGATGATTTTTGTCACCAGTCTGATTGCTGTGATGATTGGTGCCATGACGACGATGCGGGAATTGGTCAAGGAGGTGGAGGTTTATCGGCGGGAGCGGATGATTGGCCTGCGGCTGTTGCCCTACATTGGCTCCAAGGTGGCGATCGCCCTTGGGCTTGCCCTTTATCAAGCGGCCACCTACCTTGCGGTGACAAAACTAGCAGTGGATTTACCAGGGGATTGGGGGGTCACCTTTGCCATGTACATCACCCTTGCCCTTGCCATCTTCGGCGGTATGGCGATGGGACTTCTGGTATCTGCCTTTGCCCCTAGCCAGAACATTGTGCCGCTGCTGGTGCTGATGTTTTTAGTGCCGCAAATTATCTTTAGTGGCGGTATTCAGCCCGTTTCTTCCTTTGGGCTGCCGGGGCAGATTATTAACCATTTGACAGTGATTAAGTGGCCCTTTGAGGCGATGGTGAAGCTCACGGGCATGGGGGATGACATTGCCAATGACCCCTGCTGGCGCGAGCCAGAGGAAGAGCGGGAAAAAATGACTGAGGAGATGCAGCGGGATTTTTGTCTCTGCTATGGACCGGGTCTCTTTCAGACCTGTAACTTCCCCGGTATCCGCTCCAAGTATGTTCCCGAGGTGGATGAACCCGCACCACCGCGTCCAGAATCTCCCGGTGATCCTCCCGCAGATCCAGCGGCGCTCCAGGACTATCTGCAACGACTGCAAGCCTATCAGGAGGCAATGGATGAGTGGGAAGTAAAATACGCCGAGTGGAATCGCCAACGCAGTCGTGCCATCAATGAAGCGCAGGGCACCATTAGCCGCTTCCAGCGGGATCAGGGCTATATGTTTACCGTGGATGTGCAAGGCCATTGGCGCGATCAAACCATTCTCATCTTGGCCATGCTCCTGGCTTTGCCCTTCTGCCAAAAACGCCGTGACTTTAGCCGCTGA
- the polA gene encoding DNA polymerase I, whose product MSAPNLLLIDGHSLAFRAYYAFSKGRDGGLRTSTGIPTSVCFGFLKTLLEILDQQQADHVAIAFDLGEPTFRHTADENYKAGRAETPEDFITDIANLQALLRALRLPLLSQTGYEADDVIGTVTHCLRPQGWQVSIVSGDRDLFQLIDREGQVQVLYLGNTVGQRKQGLEAFDALKVKEKMGVWPEQIVDYKALCGDASDRIPGIKGIGPKTAVQLLSQYPTLEDIYAHINEITPLSLRTKLINGEADARHSRTLAQIVLDVPLELPLEELHLRPFDWPTLDHLLDQLEFRALRMQLQDWHRRLGGTLPDLETDADETWFFAPTDTPDPLNVQLIETLEQLQSLIAQLETCTDANHAVAWDTETTALNPRDAALVGLGCCWGTAPDQVAYLPLGHKEGQNLPLQETLAALRPILESDRYPKVLQNAKFDRLVLRFQGIQLRGVVFDTMLASYVINPEASHNLKDLCQRYLPLQAQTYRSLVGKDQTLADLSPATVAQYCGLDVHTTYLLKEKLEADLTPRLRQLLLEVELPLEPILAEMEATGIRIDSDYLRQLSQELEQQLAALQQQAWDAVGQPFNLASPKQLSELLFGKLGLDPKKTHKTKLGYSTDAATLEKLRGEHPVIEIILNHRTLAKLKSTYVDVLPTLVRPDTGRIHTDFNQAVTATGRLSSSNPNLQNIPIRTAFSRQIRRAFIPEAGWLMVAADYSQIELRILAHLSQEPALLEAYQKGEDVHRLTAQFLLEKTDISSSERRLGKIINFGVIYGMGAQRFAREAGVSVADAKVFIQRFYDRYPRVFDYLRQMERLALSQGYVETILGRRRYFAFESRELQALRGKSLEALADVDPSKLKMSNYERGLLRAAANAPIQGSSADIIKCAMVKLAPLLPRDQAHLLLQVHDELVLEMTPEAWEQLQTTIPKVMSTAVPLSVPLVVDIYAATNWLEAN is encoded by the coding sequence ATGTCCGCCCCTAATCTCTTACTCATTGATGGCCATTCCTTGGCTTTTCGTGCCTACTACGCCTTTAGTAAAGGACGTGACGGCGGCTTGCGCACCTCCACAGGGATTCCCACCAGTGTGTGTTTTGGCTTTCTCAAGACGCTACTGGAGATTTTGGATCAGCAGCAGGCGGATCACGTAGCGATCGCCTTTGACTTGGGGGAGCCGACATTTCGCCATACAGCGGATGAAAACTACAAGGCGGGGCGGGCAGAAACGCCAGAGGACTTTATTACCGATATTGCCAATTTGCAGGCGTTGCTGCGGGCACTGCGTTTGCCCCTGTTGAGTCAGACCGGCTATGAAGCCGATGATGTGATTGGTACCGTGACCCATTGCTTGCGACCCCAAGGATGGCAGGTGTCCATTGTCAGTGGCGATCGCGATCTCTTTCAGTTGATTGATCGCGAAGGTCAAGTACAGGTCTTGTATCTAGGGAATACCGTTGGCCAACGCAAACAGGGTCTGGAGGCCTTTGATGCCCTCAAGGTCAAAGAAAAGATGGGGGTGTGGCCTGAGCAAATTGTGGACTATAAAGCCCTCTGTGGCGATGCCAGCGATCGCATTCCCGGTATCAAAGGCATTGGCCCCAAAACCGCCGTGCAATTACTGAGTCAGTATCCTACCCTTGAAGATATTTACGCCCACATCAATGAGATTACGCCCCTAAGCCTGAGAACGAAGCTGATTAATGGGGAGGCCGATGCCCGCCATTCCCGCACGCTGGCTCAAATTGTCCTCGATGTCCCTTTGGAACTCCCCCTAGAGGAACTGCACCTGCGTCCCTTTGACTGGCCAACACTGGATCATCTATTGGATCAGTTGGAATTTCGTGCCCTGCGGATGCAACTGCAGGACTGGCACCGACGCTTGGGGGGGACGCTGCCCGACTTGGAGACTGATGCCGACGAAACGTGGTTTTTCGCGCCGACGGATACCCCCGACCCCTTGAATGTACAACTCATTGAAACGCTAGAGCAACTGCAATCGCTGATCGCCCAGTTAGAAACCTGTACCGATGCAAATCATGCCGTTGCTTGGGACACCGAAACCACCGCCTTGAACCCCCGTGATGCTGCCTTGGTGGGCTTGGGCTGTTGTTGGGGAACAGCGCCGGATCAGGTGGCCTATCTGCCCTTGGGACACAAAGAGGGGCAGAACCTCCCCCTGCAAGAGACCCTCGCCGCTCTGCGACCCATTTTGGAGAGCGATCGCTACCCCAAAGTCTTACAAAATGCCAAATTTGACCGCTTGGTATTGCGGTTTCAGGGGATTCAATTACGGGGCGTGGTGTTTGACACGATGCTGGCGAGCTATGTGATTAACCCCGAAGCCAGTCACAACCTCAAGGATCTGTGTCAACGCTATCTGCCCCTCCAAGCCCAAACCTACCGCAGTCTTGTCGGCAAAGACCAAACCCTTGCGGATCTGTCTCCCGCCACGGTGGCACAATACTGCGGCCTCGATGTCCATACCACCTATCTTCTCAAGGAAAAATTAGAGGCCGACTTGACCCCCCGCCTGCGGCAACTGCTCCTAGAGGTGGAACTGCCCCTCGAACCCATTCTGGCGGAAATGGAAGCCACTGGGATTCGCATTGACAGTGACTACTTGCGGCAACTCTCCCAAGAACTCGAGCAGCAACTGGCAGCACTACAACAACAGGCGTGGGACGCTGTGGGACAACCCTTTAACTTAGCCTCCCCCAAGCAACTGAGTGAACTGCTCTTTGGCAAACTGGGACTGGATCCGAAAAAGACCCATAAAACGAAACTGGGCTACTCCACCGATGCCGCAACCCTCGAAAAATTGCGGGGAGAGCATCCCGTAATTGAGATAATTTTGAACCATCGCACCCTTGCCAAGCTCAAATCCACCTATGTGGATGTGTTGCCCACACTGGTACGTCCAGATACGGGTCGGATTCACACGGACTTTAACCAAGCGGTAACGGCTACGGGGCGCCTGTCCTCCTCCAATCCCAACTTGCAAAATATCCCCATTCGCACGGCATTTAGTCGGCAAATTCGCCGCGCCTTTATTCCCGAAGCTGGCTGGTTGATGGTGGCAGCGGATTACTCCCAAATTGAGTTGCGCATCCTTGCCCATCTCAGTCAAGAGCCTGCCCTGCTAGAGGCCTACCAAAAAGGGGAGGATGTCCACCGCCTCACTGCTCAGTTTCTCTTGGAAAAAACAGATATTAGTTCCAGTGAGCGACGCTTGGGCAAAATCATTAACTTTGGTGTCATTTATGGGATGGGGGCACAGCGATTTGCCCGCGAGGCCGGGGTGAGTGTGGCCGATGCCAAGGTGTTCATTCAACGGTTTTACGATCGCTATCCACGGGTTTTTGACTATCTGCGGCAAATGGAACGGCTTGCCCTCAGCCAAGGCTATGTGGAAACAATTTTGGGGCGGCGGCGCTACTTTGCATTTGAGAGTCGCGAATTGCAAGCCCTGCGGGGCAAGTCCTTAGAAGCCTTAGCCGATGTGGATCCCAGTAAACTAAAGATGAGCAATTACGAGCGGGGACTGTTGCGGGCAGCAGCCAATGCCCCCATCCAAGGTTCCAGTGCCGATATTATCAAGTGTGCAATGGTTAAGCTGGCACCGTTATTACCAAGAGATCAGGCTCACCTGCTGCTGCAAGTCCACGATGAATTGGTGTTGGAAATGACCCCTGAGGCCTGGGAACAACTGCAAACCACCATTCCGAAAGTAATGAGCACAGCAGTGCCCCTGAGTGTGCCCCTTGTGGTGGACATTTACGCGGCGACCAACTGGCTGGAGGCTAACTAG
- a CDS encoding M16 family metallopeptidase: MQQQRHWQVLFWQILLCLVLGAIALCLPANAQTIRPYIDRAMDQISEFYLDNGMHFIVMEQHQAPIVSFLTYVDVGGVDEPEGQTGVAHYLEHLAFKGTRRIGTTDYAAEKEKLAQLDRLFEQLQATTDERQRQALITEFAAVQQAADRYVIRNQYGQIVQQAGGVGLNATTSADATRYFYSFPANKLELWMSLESERFLEPVFRDFYQEKEVILEERRLRTENSPTGQLFEAFLATTFRQHPYRRPVIGYREDIQNLRRADVERFFRQYYTPDKMTMVLVGDVDPQEVKKLAKVYFGRYPKGTGKGTVISPEPPQTAPRQITLELDSQPFYLEAYPCPPLKDPAYLTYEVLARLLTGGRTSRLYRSLVLEQKLALNVQAYVGFPGNKYPNRFLIYGAPAPGQTTAALAAGIAQELKALQTTPVTPAELERVKTQLRMELLQNLMSNEGMAKLLAEYAVKGGGWQQLFARLEAINDITPADIQRVAQLLQPTQRTVAQIQTRP; encoded by the coding sequence ATGCAGCAGCAACGCCACTGGCAAGTGCTCTTTTGGCAAATTCTCCTCTGCCTTGTTTTGGGGGCGATCGCCCTCTGCTTGCCGGCCAATGCCCAAACGATTCGCCCCTACATTGACCGTGCCATGGATCAAATTAGTGAATTTTACCTTGACAATGGGATGCACTTTATTGTCATGGAGCAACACCAAGCGCCCATTGTGTCATTCCTCACCTATGTGGATGTGGGGGGCGTTGATGAACCCGAAGGCCAAACGGGGGTGGCCCATTATCTAGAGCACTTGGCTTTTAAGGGTACCCGCCGCATTGGCACGACGGATTATGCCGCTGAAAAAGAAAAACTTGCCCAACTGGATCGCCTCTTTGAGCAACTGCAAGCCACCACCGATGAGCGGCAACGTCAAGCCCTGATTACAGAATTTGCGGCTGTGCAGCAGGCGGCCGATCGCTACGTCATTCGCAATCAGTATGGCCAAATTGTCCAACAGGCCGGGGGCGTGGGTCTGAATGCAACCACCTCTGCCGATGCCACCCGTTACTTCTACAGTTTTCCCGCCAACAAATTGGAACTGTGGATGTCCTTAGAGTCGGAACGCTTTTTGGAGCCGGTCTTTCGCGACTTCTATCAAGAAAAAGAGGTGATCCTTGAGGAACGGCGACTGCGCACTGAAAATTCTCCCACTGGCCAACTCTTTGAAGCCTTTTTGGCCACCACCTTTCGTCAACATCCCTACCGCCGACCCGTCATTGGCTACCGTGAGGATATTCAAAACCTGCGCCGCGCCGATGTGGAACGCTTTTTTCGCCAGTATTACACCCCCGACAAAATGACGATGGTGCTGGTGGGAGATGTGGATCCTCAAGAGGTTAAGAAATTAGCCAAGGTCTATTTCGGTCGCTATCCCAAGGGCACAGGCAAGGGTACGGTCATTTCCCCGGAACCGCCGCAAACGGCACCTCGGCAGATTACCCTTGAGTTGGACAGCCAACCTTTTTATCTGGAGGCCTATCCCTGCCCCCCTCTCAAGGATCCCGCCTATCTCACCTATGAAGTTCTGGCTCGCCTGCTCACGGGGGGGCGCACCTCCCGTCTTTACCGTTCCCTTGTCCTTGAGCAAAAACTCGCCCTCAATGTTCAAGCCTACGTGGGTTTCCCCGGCAATAAGTACCCCAACCGCTTTCTCATCTATGGGGCGCCGGCACCGGGTCAAACAACGGCCGCTCTTGCCGCAGGCATTGCCCAAGAACTCAAGGCACTGCAAACCACGCCCGTGACCCCAGCCGAATTGGAGCGGGTGAAAACCCAACTGCGGATGGAACTGCTGCAAAACCTGATGTCCAATGAGGGCATGGCCAAGCTCTTGGCGGAGTATGCCGTTAAAGGAGGCGGCTGGCAGCAACTCTTTGCTCGTTTAGAGGCGATTAATGACATTACTCCTGCCGATATTCAGCGGGTGGCTCAATTGCTGCAACCTACGCAGCGAACGGTGGCACAGATTCAAACTCGCCCATGA
- the cobS gene encoding adenosylcobinamide-GDP ribazoletransferase — protein sequence MRPVWQEWLGAIAFYTCLPIPPSWPIQLAGAAKWCPWVGLLLAGILWGAQWLLACLRLSPLVASVLVVALWLGLTGGLHLDGAMDTADGLAAKDQQRRLEVMADSRAGAFGVMAAIVILLLKVTALASLENGRTLVWVLVLGRLAQVWAIARYPYLKPHGTGQIHKASCIFPRDFWPSGLLVLFLNFLLPLPLNQLLFGLLLILLIPAWFQWQLGGHTGDTYGAVVEWTESLMLVALTVGSAS from the coding sequence ATGAGACCCGTTTGGCAGGAATGGCTGGGGGCGATCGCCTTCTACACCTGTTTGCCCATTCCCCCTAGCTGGCCGATTCAATTGGCAGGGGCCGCCAAGTGGTGTCCTTGGGTGGGGCTATTGCTAGCAGGAATTCTCTGGGGGGCGCAGTGGCTACTGGCATGTTTGCGCCTTTCCCCCCTAGTGGCCAGTGTCTTGGTTGTGGCACTTTGGCTGGGATTGACGGGGGGATTGCACTTGGATGGTGCCATGGATACGGCCGATGGCTTAGCCGCCAAGGATCAACAACGGCGCCTAGAGGTCATGGCGGATAGTCGAGCGGGGGCTTTTGGTGTTATGGCTGCAATTGTGATCCTGCTGTTAAAAGTGACAGCCTTGGCTAGTTTAGAAAATGGCCGTACCCTAGTGTGGGTATTGGTGTTGGGGCGCCTTGCTCAGGTGTGGGCGATCGCCCGCTATCCCTATTTGAAACCCCACGGCACGGGTCAGATCCATAAAGCTAGTTGTATCTTTCCCCGCGATTTCTGGCCAAGTGGCTTACTGGTGCTGTTCCTCAACTTCCTGCTACCACTTCCCTTGAACCAATTACTTTTTGGCCTGCTCTTAATCCTCTTGATCCCTGCATGGTTTCAGTGGCAGTTGGGCGGGCACACGGGAGATACCTACGGTGCGGTTGTCGAGTGGACAGAATCCCTAATGCTGGTTGCTTTGACAGTAGGTTCAGCCAGTTGA
- a CDS encoding ComF family protein codes for MWRSLASFLGQQPCPCCGRVTPQTICRDCERRLKAWEVRQRQRYWRGSLPLFPWGYYQQDLKRAIATMKYNNHPELGSLFGQWLALSWFESRIAQRLPLQIVPIPLHRDKLQTRGFNQAALIAEGFCRALELPFAPEGLIRQRATQSMFQLSMRERQANLENAFRLGQGLQRQRWLLLCDDIYTTGTTARSAARVLRDAGYKVLGIITVAVGLPDQLAEPTVKATSIRDSVHSTTAP; via the coding sequence GTGTGGCGATCGCTCGCCTCCTTTTTGGGGCAACAGCCCTGTCCCTGTTGTGGTCGAGTCACTCCCCAAACAATCTGTAGGGACTGTGAACGCCGCCTGAAGGCATGGGAAGTGCGCCAACGCCAACGCTACTGGCGGGGCAGTCTCCCCCTTTTTCCGTGGGGATACTATCAGCAGGATCTGAAGCGGGCGATCGCCACCATGAAATACAACAATCACCCGGAACTGGGTAGCCTCTTTGGCCAATGGTTAGCCTTGAGTTGGTTTGAATCAAGGATTGCCCAACGCCTTCCCTTGCAGATTGTCCCCATTCCCCTGCATCGCGACAAATTACAAACCCGCGGCTTTAATCAAGCGGCTCTCATTGCCGAGGGGTTTTGCCGTGCCCTTGAGCTACCCTTTGCGCCTGAAGGACTAATCCGCCAGCGGGCTACCCAGTCCATGTTTCAGCTTTCCATGAGAGAACGCCAAGCCAATCTTGAAAATGCTTTCCGCCTTGGACAAGGGCTACAACGCCAGCGCTGGCTCCTCCTGTGTGATGACATCTATACGACGGGGACAACGGCACGCAGCGCCGCTAGGGTATTACGGGATGCAGGATACAAGGTTTTGGGCATCATCACCGTGGCTGTCGGATTGCCTGATCAACTGGCTGAACCTACTGTCAAAGCAACCAGCATTAGGGATTCTGTCCACTCGACAACCGCACCGTAG
- a CDS encoding Mo-dependent nitrogenase C-terminal domain-containing protein: MTIFTLGQRLLRTLLWPVRQWLEHLEVHDRQLAHRLCRLIPAQCPFERDIVVAKWHIHIPPLCHLNPLYEELMLLRYRALCYLADECQEDISAYC; the protein is encoded by the coding sequence ATGACGATTTTTACGTTGGGGCAACGCTTGCTCCGCACGCTCCTCTGGCCGGTACGGCAGTGGTTAGAGCATCTAGAAGTGCACGATCGCCAGCTTGCCCATCGTCTATGCCGCTTGATCCCCGCCCAGTGTCCTTTTGAACGCGATATTGTGGTTGCCAAATGGCATATTCATATTCCGCCCCTGTGCCATCTGAATCCCCTCTATGAGGAACTGATGCTGTTGCGCTACCGTGCCCTCTGCTACTTGGCGGATGAGTGCCAAGAGGATATTAGTGCCTACTGTTAG